TCCTGATGGCTTGAATGGACCCGCTCGGCTTTCCGAGCACCATGTATTCGAAGATCCGCATGAGCGGCAAGAACAGAAGCGCTCCATTGGAGACGAATCTGTCCTCGAAGGAAATCCATTTGTCCATCCACGTCTTCGAAGCTTGATCTTCTCTTACAGGAGAATGATAGGCGTTGGTTTCGGGCGTTCGTGGGTTTGAGGTTGGTTTGGAAAATTCATTTTCAACATGACAGGTGCGAAGTCATAAGAAGGGCGTTACTGCGGCGTGACAGCCCAGCCCGTGCCGTGTGCCGAAGTGTGCGTCCAGCGTGACAGCCCATCCGTTCTCCGCACTTCATGGGGCGCACAAGCACCTTGCGATAAACCCTCTTGGGTGCAAAGAATCCATACTCATCGTGAAGGAGGGGACGATGCGGAATGGGGCCGCCATCCAGGTCGAGTTGCTGGGACGAGCGCGGGTGCTCCTTTCGGAAGAGCCGCCCCGGCAGCTGGAGCGCAAGGCGGCCGCGCTGGTGACCTATCTCGCGCTCGAAGGGGCCACGCAGCGGCGCCGGCTCGCGGGCCTTCTCTGGCCGGGGACCTCCGAAAGAAAGGCCCGTGGCAACCTGCGCCAGCTCCTGCACCGCTTGAGAGAGAAGCTCGGAGACCACGGCATTGAAGGCGATGACCCCGTATGGCTGTGCGACGGCTTGCTGGTCGATGCCGTCGCGCTGCGCAAGGTCGTCCTGACCGGAGAATACTCGCGGCTCTCGAGCTTCACTGGAGAGCTGCTCGCGGGTTTCTCTTTCGAGGATTGCTCCGAGCTGAACGAGTGGCTGCGTCATCAGCGTGGCTACTTCCGCGACATGAGGTTTCGTGCCGCTGAAGAGCAGGCCCTTCAATTGGAGAAGGAGGGACAGTTCGGCACGGCCATGGACGCGGCCCGGCGTCTGCTCAATCTGGAGCCCACCTCCGAGTCCGCGTGGCGGATGGTCATGCGGTTGCACTTGCATCAAGGAGACCGCTCCGCGGCGTTGAAGGCCTATCACGCTTGCAAGAAGTTGCTCGAACGGGAGCTGGGTGTCCAACCCTCGTTCCAGACTCAGGAACTCGCCCGGAGCGCCGAGCAGCCGTCCTTCCCGGAACGGGCACCTCCCAAAACAGACGTAAGCGAGCTGTCTCTTTCCGTTCTCTCGCCGCCAGAGCTGATCGGCCGCGAGCGGGAATGGGCCCTGCTGAAGGAGTCCTGGGCCGGCAACCAGCCCGTCTACATCTTTGGTGAGGCTGGTATCGGGAAGACCCGGTTGGTCACTGACTTCTGTAATGCCCAAGGCTCCTGGCTTCTGGTCTCGGCAAGGCCGTCCGACCCTTCCTTCCCCTATGCCACGTGTGCGCGGATGATCCAGCTGCTCCTGGAAGTCACCTCCGCTCACGCCCTGGAACGCAGGGTCCTGCAGGAACTCTCCCGGCTCAGTCCGATGCGAGGCGTCGAGGTGCGCTCCCCTCCCTCCAGTCCCGAGGAGAAGCTGCGTCTCTCCGAAGCTTTCGCCCAGCTCCTCTCGCTGCTCGGCCATGAGATGGACGCGATGGTCCTCGACGATGCACACCATTGTGACCCAGCCAGCTTCGAGCTGTATCTCCGCGCGCAGGATCTGTTGGACCAGAACGCGTCTTCCAGGAGGCCACGCATCATCACCTGCTTCCGGACGTTCGAGCTGCCGCCCCCGTTCGGGGAGCTGCTCCATCGTTATGTGGAAGCGGGATTCGCCAGGAAGCTCCTGCTGGAGCCACTGCCGCCGGACATGATGGCCCCCCTGCTTTCCAGCCTGGCCGTTCCGGAACTGGAGTCCCTCGCGGAAGACATGGCGAGCTATACGGGTGGTAATCCGCTCTTCATCGTCGAGACCGTCAAGTCGCTCGTGGAAACCCGGCACATCTCGAAGCTTGCCCTGACCTATCTCCCTCCGCCGCTCCGAGTGGTGCTCATCCTCGAGCAGCAGTTCAGACGGCTCTCGCCAGATGCGTTGAGGCTCGCCCGCCTCATCGCCATTGCCGGCACCGCCTTCCGGCCCAGGCACGCCTCCCGCATCCTCGACTTGTCGCTCGAACAGCTCGCCATGCCCTGGAAGGAACTGGAGCGGGCACGGCTGCTGTCCGGCACGTCCTTCACCAGTGGGTTGGCGCGGGGGCTGGTGATCGAGACCATGCCCCCGGGTGTGCGAGATGGCGTCATTCAGTACATCCTCTTTCTCCTGCGGCAGGAGCGCTGACCACCCCCGAGCTGGGGTGGAGTGGAGGAGGGGAGGAGCCACTTCGACGAGCAGCCGGCCTACACGGCGGGCCAGGTGTTCGAGCGCTTCGCGGAGGCGATGGTGAAGCTGCCTCCGCGCTGAACTCCTGGCCGCCCCTGCATTCTTCTTATGCTTGAGCGAAGCGGGTCCCGAGGCGAGGTCCTGGAGAGGCGGATGAGCCACGTGGGGAGCATCAGGAGGGTTCTCGTCACCGGCAGCTCGGGACGGCTCGGCGGGGAGATCTGTCGGCAACTCTCCGGCGAGTACCAGGTGACGGGCCTGGACACCGCACCTGGACCCTTCACGCAGGTCATCGGGAGCGTGGATGACCGTGCGCTCGTCTTCGCCCAGGTCGCGCGGGTGGACGCGGTCATCCACGTGGCCTCGCTGCACGCCCCACACCGGGAAGTGCTGCCGAAGTCGCGCTTCGTCGACGTGAACGTGCAGGGAGCGCTCCATCTGCTCGAGGCGGCGGCGAAGCACCGTTGCCAGCGCTTCGTGTACACGAGCACGACCTCGGTCTACGGGCGCGCGATGGAGCCCCGAGCGGATGCCGCCATCTGGGTGACGGAGGAGCTCGCGCCCGGGCCGCGAGACATCTACGACGTCACCAAGCTGGCCGCGGAGCAGCTCTGCTGGCTCGTCCACGAGGAGACGGGGCTGCCCGTCATCACCCTGCGCACCGCGCGCTTCTATCCGCAGCCGAGGGAGCTGATGGCCATCCACCGGCTCCACCGGGGGCTGGACGTGCGCGACTGCGCGTGGGCCCACCGGTTGGCGCTCGAATCCCCGGTGCCCTTCGGGCTGTACAACATCTCCGCCCGATCGCCCTTCCGGCGCGAGGACCTGACGGAGCTGCTGCACGACGCGTCGGCCGTCATCCGCCGCCGGGCCCCCACGGAGGCCGGACTGCTCCTCCAGCAAGGCATCCCTCTCCCCTCGCGCCTGGACCGAGTCTACGTCATCGAGCGGGCCGAAGCCGAGCTGGGCTTCCATCCCCGATTCAACGCACTCGAGCTCCTGCGGGACGAGTGAACGCCGACCTCCTCACGAGATGCGGGCGCGCCACGGCAAGGCCGAGCGCGCGCCGCCCGTTTCTTCCCTGGCCGAGGCGGGCCTCTCAGGGCTTCAGGTAGGGGCCGTCCACGCCCACCTTGCCCGGCGCCGGGTTGCCCGCGAGGTCGAGCACGTACACCCGCAGGTTGCCCTTGCCGGAGACGCTGGCGGTCAACGTGCCGCTCGTCACCGTCTTCACGTCCCCGGTGACGGCGTCCTTGTAGGTGCCGTTGGGGATGCCATTGAAGGTGGCGCCGCCGGAGACCGTCACCAGCGCGAAGCTGTCCACGCCCTTGGCCGAGTCCGTGAAGCGTCGCTTGAAGGCCATGCCGCCCACGACGCCGTCCGTGGAGTACTGGCCCTTCTGGAGCGCGGGGATGCGCCGGCGGATCTGATTGAGGCGTTGCAGGTGCTTCGCCAACGGCCTGGCGAGCGTCTCGGCGACCTTGCCCGAGGCGCTGCCCACCACGCCGAAGTCCGAGGCCGAGACGCTGCCCTCGAGGTTGTCGCCATAATAGGCGCGGCCGGTGGTGGCCAGGGCGCACGTGGGGCCGCAGTCGATTTGCTTGCCGGCCTGGAACTCGATCTCCGAGCCGTAATACAGCGTCGGGATGCCGCGGAAGGTCCACATGAGGCTCATGTTCTCCGCCCAGGCGTCGGTGCCTCCGGCGTAGCGGGTGCTGGACTTGTTCGGGCCGTAGTCGTGGGAGTCGACATACACGACGTTGTAGGTGGCGTCGTTGTAGCTGTCGTCCGAGTCCTTGCCATTGAAGAAGGCGTTGCTGGCCTCGCCGAAGTTCATGTGCATGCGCATGTCGATCACGCTCATGCCGGAGAACTGGCTGTGATCCGGCGCATGGTAGACATTGCCCTGGAGGAAGGCATTGGTGGACGTGGGCTGCGAGGCCGTGCCCTGGGCCTGCTCGTAGTTGTACTGCTCGAGCGCGGCGGCGGTGTCATCGGTGCTGTACGTCCGGCGCTCCTTCCAGGTGAAGAACTGCGCGGAGTGGTTGGGCGAGCCGCGGTTCCACTTGTCATTCACGAACGAGCCGACCTCGCCGAACATGAAGAAGTCCTTGCCCTTGGTGCCGAACTTCGCCTGGGCGTGCTGCTGGGCGGCCGGCAGGAGGCGCCGGTTCCAGGTGACGCGGGGGATGTGGACCGCGGTGTCGATGCGGAAGCCATCCACGCCCATGTCGATGTACTTGTTGTACACGTCGATGAGGAAGTTCTGCACGGGCGTGCTCTCCGTGTTGAAGTCCGCCAGGTCCTCGTGGATCCAGCAGCTGCGCGAGTCCTCGCCCTCCCAGTTGCCAATCCAGCACTGGTGGAAGTACTGCGCCGGGAACATGCCGGAGGTGGGATTGGGCCACTGGCAGTTGTAGAGGCGGTAGCCCTCCTTGCTGTAGCCGCCCGTGGCGACGCCCCAGTTGCGGCAGGTGTTGCCCGCGGGCTCGGCCGTCGACCACAGGTCCCCATTGTAATAGGACTTGCCGGAGGTGGGCTCCACCGTCAGACCGTCATAGGTGAAGCCAGACACGGGCGCGTCGTAGTACCAGCTCCACTGGCTGTCGCGCACGCCGTAGACCTTGGGCGAGAACAACCCCTTGGCTCCCCAGCGGCTGGAGTGGTTGTAGACCACGTCCTGGATGATCTTGATGCCCTTGGTGTGGGCGGCGTTGATGAGATCCTGGTAGCTCGCGCCGGAGGACTCCAGGCGGGGGTCGACCCGGTAGAAGTCCCAGCCGTGATAGCCGTGATAGTCATAGTCGGAGCGGTTGAGCACCACGGGGGTGATCCACACGGCGGAGAAGCCCAGGGCTTTGATGTAGTCGAGCTTCTGGATGAGCCCCTTGAAGTCGCCGCGGAACATCGGATCGTTGTTGGCGGCGTTGCCCGACTGGGTGTGCATGCTGCCGCCGCGGTTGTTCGAGGAGTCGCCGTCGTAGAAGCGTGCGGTGAGCACGAAGTAGATGGAGTCCTCGCGGATGTCTCCCCCCAGCGGCTGTCCCGCGGCGGCGGGGGGCGGGGCGTCGCCCGTGGTGGCCGAGGCCGTGGTGCTCGCGGCGGACTTGTTGCCCGCGGCGTCGAAGGACTTGACCGTGTAGAGGTAGGCGGTGCGGGCGCTTAGGCCGGTGTCGTTGTAGCTGGTGGAGGAGGTGGTCCAGGTCTTCGTGCCCTGGGTGCCACCGGTGCGCACCAGCTCGTAGCCCGTCACGCCGCGATCATCGCTCGAGGCGTTCCATGACAGCGTGATTTGGGTGCCAGAGGCCGAGGCGGTGAGCCCCGAGGGAATGGACGGCGCGCTCGTGTCGGGGGGGAGCGTCACGCAGGGGGAGGCGGCGTTGGTTGTGACCACGCCATCCTTGACGGTGATCCGCCCCGTGCCCAGGGAGTAGTCCGCGCCGCCGTTGTTGTCCCAGGTGGTGCCGTTGTTGAACGCCGCCTTCATGCTCGTGGCGGAGCCCAGGGTCACGGTCTTCTTCACCCAGTTGGCGCAGGCGGTCTCGTTCATCGCCACACCGGGCGACGGGGTCCAGGTGCCACCGGTCGGCGCGTAATGGATGTTGACGGTGCTCCAGCCGCGCGTGCCGGTGAAGTAATACACCTCGGCCTGGTTGGTGGTGGAGGTGGTGCAGGGCGAGCCCGCGTTGGCCAGGAGCTGGCCATTCTTGACCTGGTGGGTGCCGCTGGTCGGGAGGTTGTAATTGGCACCGGACTGGTTGTTGGGGTTGTCCCAGTGGTTCTGCCCATCGGTGAAGACGGCCTGGAAGGTGCTCGCCGTCCCCGTGGTGAGCACCTTCATCACCCAGTTCGTGCAGGCCGGGCTCAAGGCCGTGCCCGGCGAGGTCGTCCAGCTCCCGCTGGCGTCGTGGTGGATATAGGGCGCGCTCCACGCCTTGTAGGGGGTGTAATAATAGACGGTTACCGTGCCAGCGAACGCGGACGGACCTGTCAGCATCAGTGCCAGCAGGGCACTTCCTTTCCAGCGGACATTCATGGACTCGCGACCTTTCCAGGTGGTAGGGTTAAGACAGCGGGCGCTTGTATAGTCTTTTCTGGGTTTCTTGGAAATCGAGATGCTCGAGTCGTCCCGGATGTCTTGATGCGTCACGGATGAGGACCCCATGCGATTGTCGTGTCTTGGACTGGTGTTGGTCTCGTTGGGAGTGGGGGCCTGTGGGGTGTACGACGAGCCCCGGAGTGGGGACGAGCCCCAGGGTGGGAACGCGCCCGATTGTGTCGATGATGCGAAGGAGAACGACGACACGCTGGAACAAGGGCTGGCCGCCGGTCCCATTGGCCATGTCTTCAACCGTGGGCCCTTGAGTCTCCCTGGAAGGGTGGCGTGCCCCGGAGATGAGGATTGGATTCACGCCCGTGCGGACTGCTGCAGTGCGTCCGGCGCGCGGGTGAGCTGGGATGCCGCGCAGGGGCCCTTGGAGGTGGAACTCCTCGATGCCGCGGGCGCCCCGATCTCGCTGGACGCGCCCGATGACATCGTCCAGCGCCAACCGGGCGAGGTGTACCTGCTTCGTGCCAGGT
This genomic stretch from Cystobacter fuscus DSM 2262 harbors:
- a CDS encoding carbohydrate binding domain-containing protein translates to MNVRWKGSALLALMLTGPSAFAGTVTVYYYTPYKAWSAPYIHHDASGSWTTSPGTALSPACTNWVMKVLTTGTASTFQAVFTDGQNHWDNPNNQSGANYNLPTSGTHQVKNGQLLANAGSPCTTSTTNQAEVYYFTGTRGWSTVNIHYAPTGGTWTPSPGVAMNETACANWVKKTVTLGSATSMKAAFNNGTTWDNNGGADYSLGTGRITVKDGVVTTNAASPCVTLPPDTSAPSIPSGLTASASGTQITLSWNASSDDRGVTGYELVRTGGTQGTKTWTTSSTSYNDTGLSARTAYLYTVKSFDAAGNKSAASTTASATTGDAPPPAAAGQPLGGDIREDSIYFVLTARFYDGDSSNNRGGSMHTQSGNAANNDPMFRGDFKGLIQKLDYIKALGFSAVWITPVVLNRSDYDYHGYHGWDFYRVDPRLESSGASYQDLINAAHTKGIKIIQDVVYNHSSRWGAKGLFSPKVYGVRDSQWSWYYDAPVSGFTYDGLTVEPTSGKSYYNGDLWSTAEPAGNTCRNWGVATGGYSKEGYRLYNCQWPNPTSGMFPAQYFHQCWIGNWEGEDSRSCWIHEDLADFNTESTPVQNFLIDVYNKYIDMGVDGFRIDTAVHIPRVTWNRRLLPAAQQHAQAKFGTKGKDFFMFGEVGSFVNDKWNRGSPNHSAQFFTWKERRTYSTDDTAAALEQYNYEQAQGTASQPTSTNAFLQGNVYHAPDHSQFSGMSVIDMRMHMNFGEASNAFFNGKDSDDSYNDATYNVVYVDSHDYGPNKSSTRYAGGTDAWAENMSLMWTFRGIPTLYYGSEIEFQAGKQIDCGPTCALATTGRAYYGDNLEGSVSASDFGVVGSASGKVAETLARPLAKHLQRLNQIRRRIPALQKGQYSTDGVVGGMAFKRRFTDSAKGVDSFALVTVSGGATFNGIPNGTYKDAVTGDVKTVTSGTLTASVSGKGNLRVYVLDLAGNPAPGKVGVDGPYLKP
- a CDS encoding NAD-dependent epimerase/dehydratase family protein produces the protein MSHVGSIRRVLVTGSSGRLGGEICRQLSGEYQVTGLDTAPGPFTQVIGSVDDRALVFAQVARVDAVIHVASLHAPHREVLPKSRFVDVNVQGALHLLEAAAKHRCQRFVYTSTTSVYGRAMEPRADAAIWVTEELAPGPRDIYDVTKLAAEQLCWLVHEETGLPVITLRTARFYPQPRELMAIHRLHRGLDVRDCAWAHRLALESPVPFGLYNISARSPFRREDLTELLHDASAVIRRRAPTEAGLLLQQGIPLPSRLDRVYVIERAEAELGFHPRFNALELLRDE
- a CDS encoding AAA family ATPase; amino-acid sequence: MRNGAAIQVELLGRARVLLSEEPPRQLERKAAALVTYLALEGATQRRRLAGLLWPGTSERKARGNLRQLLHRLREKLGDHGIEGDDPVWLCDGLLVDAVALRKVVLTGEYSRLSSFTGELLAGFSFEDCSELNEWLRHQRGYFRDMRFRAAEEQALQLEKEGQFGTAMDAARRLLNLEPTSESAWRMVMRLHLHQGDRSAALKAYHACKKLLERELGVQPSFQTQELARSAEQPSFPERAPPKTDVSELSLSVLSPPELIGREREWALLKESWAGNQPVYIFGEAGIGKTRLVTDFCNAQGSWLLVSARPSDPSFPYATCARMIQLLLEVTSAHALERRVLQELSRLSPMRGVEVRSPPSSPEEKLRLSEAFAQLLSLLGHEMDAMVLDDAHHCDPASFELYLRAQDLLDQNASSRRPRIITCFRTFELPPPFGELLHRYVEAGFARKLLLEPLPPDMMAPLLSSLAVPELESLAEDMASYTGGNPLFIVETVKSLVETRHISKLALTYLPPPLRVVLILEQQFRRLSPDALRLARLIAIAGTAFRPRHASRILDLSLEQLAMPWKELERARLLSGTSFTSGLARGLVIETMPPGVRDGVIQYILFLLRQER